One stretch of Rhipicephalus sanguineus isolate Rsan-2018 chromosome 10, BIME_Rsan_1.4, whole genome shotgun sequence DNA includes these proteins:
- the LOC119406463 gene encoding uncharacterized protein LOC119406463, whose product MLVRKNAVAPDAKGVRSAGVDEGFDPVEKEDSTDPPGVGLRGGVEANERAPHCRRHWSLSARTYYSSIQKYYLGNSAQCFAAGISQTSPVLPLLWDNRDVPLVFSQILRLQRTLIHKIEVEITTGRELQRNLTSMRELLVVELKRTSSSTERIEIQQRISRIDILLTQVRTRTDETELRFREFLQRVSTGQIRTETESQTLLQAIWSGYHKSLRSLVRHCAGYLTSIVRGVTGALANLGMGILDFYRLKFQPLELAIDALTGKGSFHKPISGIIGRR is encoded by the exons ATGCTCGTTCGAAAGAATGCGGTAGCACCTGACGCGAAAGGCGTTCGATCTGCAGGTGTCGACGAAGGTTTTGACCCTGTGGAGAAAGAAGATTCGACGGATCCTCCCGGAGTGGGTCTCCGGGGTGGCGTGGAG GCCAACGAGAGGGCACCACACTGCCGGAGGCACTGGAGTTTGAGTGCCCGA ACATACTATTCAAGCATACAGAAGTACTACCTCGGCAACAGCGCCCAGtgcttcgcggctggcatcagtcaaaccagtccag TTCTTCCTTTGCTTTGGGACAACAGGGACGTGCCCCTTGTGTTTTCACAGATCTTGCGATTGCAGCGAACCCTCATTCATAAGATCGAGGTAGAAATCACCACTGGCCGAGAGCTCCAGCGGAACTTGACTAGCATGCGCGAGCTCCTGGTCGTCGAGTTGAAGAGGACGAGCAGCAGTACGGAGCGAATTGAAATCCAGCAAAGGATCAGCAGAATCGACATCCTCCTGACTCAAGTGCGAACCAG GACGGACGAGACGGAACTGCGGTTCCGAGAGTTCCTGCAGCGGGTTTCGACGGGCCAGATACGAACCGAGACTGAGAGCCAGACCCTGCTGCAGGCCATCTGGTCTGGCTACCACAAGTCTCTGCGCAGCCTGGTCCGCCATTGCGCCGGCTACCTCACGAGCATCGTTCGCGGCGTCACTGGCGCACTGGCTAACCTTGGCATGGGCATCCTCGACTTCTATCGTCTCAAGTTCCAGCCGCTGGAGCTCGCCATCGATGCGCTCACCGGAAAAGGTTCCTTCCACAAACCCATCAGCGGCATTATTGGTCGCCGATGA